The sequence CGTGAACTATCGGGAACTTCATGCGCTTTCAGTTGGTACACCTTGCCACGGTCGGTAAAGAAGAGCAAGTTATCGAGCGAATTACAGGTCAACAGGTGGCGCACAATATCCTGTTCACGGGTCAGCATCCCCTTGATCCCTCGACCACCACGACGTTGAGTACGGTAGACATCGGGCAACTGGCGTTTGATATAGCCTCGGTCAGTCAGGGTGATCATCACCCGCACGTCGGGAATCAGATCTTCATCACTCACTTCGCCGGTCACATCGGGAATAATGCGTGTGCGCCGTGGATCACCATATTTTTCCTTCAGACGGGTGAGGTCTTGCTGGATAAGATGTAACACCTTCCGCGGATTAGCCAGAATATCTTCCAGCTCGGCGATAAGCTTGATCACCTCTTGATACTCATCCTCGATCTTCTTACGTTCAAGTGCAGCGAGGCGGCGTAGTTGCAGATCAAGAATCGCCTGAGCCTGGCGTTCGGTGAGCGAGAAGTTACTCATCAGATTATTCCGTGCGCTCTCGGCAGTCCGTGAGTCGCGGATGGTCTGGATGATCGCGTCCAGATTATCGAGCGCGATCTTCAATCCCTCCAGGATATGGGCACGTTCACGGGCACGGGCCAGGTCGAACTCCGTTCGGCGGCGAATGACCTCTTGCCGATGCGTGATGTACTCTTGCAATAACCGTTTGAGGGTTAAGACACGCGGCTGACGACCGTGCTCAACCAGTGCCAGCATGTTAATCCCAAAGGTAGTTTGCATCTGGGTATGCTTGTAAAGTGCGTTAAGCACCTTCTTGGGCTGAGCATCTTGTTTCAGCAAAATGACCAGCCGCATACCGTTGCGGTCACTTTCATCGCGGACATCGCGAATCCCCTCGATCTTCCGATCCTTGACCAACTCGGCAATACGCTCCTGGAGACGTGCTTTGTTGACCTGGTAGGGGAGTTCGGTAACCACGATCATGAAAGCCCCACGTCCGGCCTCTTCGATGTGGGTTTTTGCCCGTAACGTGATCTGGCCGCGACCGGTGCTGTAAGCAGCCAGAATTCCCTCCGTGCCTAAGATAAGCCCGGCAGTCGGAAAGTCTGGACCGGGAATAATCTTCATTAACTCCTCAACCGTGGCATCTGGATGATCGATCAGGTAGCTGATCGCATCACAGAGTTCATTGAGGTTGTGCGGAGGGATATTGGTTGCCATGCCGACGGCAATCCCAGAGGCACCGTTAAGAAGCAAATTGGGCAAAATTGCCGGCAAGACAACCGGTTCGCGGTAGCTGCCGTCGAAATTATCACGAAAATCGACGGTGTCTTTCTCAATCTCACTCAACAACTCTTCGGCAATAGGCGCTAAACGGGCCTCAGTATATCGCATAGCGGCAGGAGGATCGCCGTCGATTGAGCCAAAATTCCCCTGGCCGTCGATGAGCGGGTAGCGCATACTCCACGGCTGTGCCATGCGGGCCAGGGCATCGTAGACGGCACTGTCGCCATGAGGGTGCATCTTACCAAGTACATCACCGACGATACGGGCACTCTTTTTGTAGGGCTGGTTGCTCCGAAAGCCCATATCCCACATACCATAGAGAATGCGGCGCTGTACCGGTTTTAAGCCGTCGCGTGCATCAGGCAGGGCACGCGAGACGATGACGCTCATCGCGTAACTGAGGTAGGCCGTCCGCATCTCATTGGTAATGCTGACGGGCCGAACGATGCCGATTTCCATTGGTTGCTCCGTTAAATTGGTTTTAGCGCATTCTTATGCGATGTTCGCCATTTGCTATTATACCCGATCCACGTCGTTCTGTCCAATAAAATCCGAAAATTTGTTCGACATTTACGACTGTGTTACAATTCGGACAGGAACATCTATCAAAAAGGAGGAGGCATGAGTGCCGGATCACGTCCCTTAAATCGACTGGCCTACGAATCCAGTCCGTATTTGCAGCAGCACGCCGATAATCCGGTTGACTGGTACCCGTGGGGAGAGGAGGCTCTTGAGCGCGCCCGCCGTGAAGACAAACCGATCCTGGTCAGTATTGGCTACGCTGCCTGCCATTGGTGCCATGTCATGGCGCATGAAAGTTTTGCCGACCCTGAGATCGCAGCAATTCAAAACGAACACTTTATCAACATTAAGGTTGATCGTGAAGAACGGCCCGATCTCGATGCCATTTATATGGCAGCAGCACAAGCTCTGACGGGACGTGGTGGCTGGCCGCTCAATGTCTTTTGTCTCCCTGACGGGACACCGTTCTACGCCGGCACCTATTTTCCTCCTGACGCAAAGGCAGCACGGTACCGGATGCCCAGTTGGCGACAGGTGTTACTCTCAATTGCCGAAGCCTATCGCTCCCGGCGCGCCGAGGTGACAGCGTCAGCCCACGAGCTGCTCGATCATATTAAACTCCTGGCCCGTCCACTTCCAGAGACTGCCCCACTCGATGAGGCATTGTTGATTGAGGCCGCTGCCCAAATTGGGCGCGAGTTTGACCACCGGTACGGTGGTTTTGGTGATGCGCCTAAGTTTCCCCAACCGTTGGTGCTTGAGTTTTTATTACGTGCCCACCTGCGTGGCGATGTCCAGGCCTTACCGATGCTCCACCAAACGCTCGAGCAGATGGCACGCGGTGGAATGTACGATCAGGTGGGAGGAGGGTTTCACCGCTACAGCGTCGATGCACGCTGGCTGGTACCACATTTTGAGAAAATGCTCTACGATAACGCACTGCTGGCCGAGATTTACCATCTGGCGGCGCTGGTTACCGGCGATCCGTTCCTTGCCCGTATTGCCGACGAGACCTTCGCCTATCTGCTGCGCGATCTACGCCATTCTGATGGCGCATTCTTCAGTAGCGAGGACGCTGATAGCTTACCGGTAGCAGGGGCGGCCCACGCCGAGGAGGGTGCATTTTATGTCTGGACACCTGACGAACTGCGCGTTGCCCTCGGCGACGATGCAACGCTGGTTGGCGCCTACTATGGGGTAACACGCCAGGGAAATTTTGAAGGTCGTTCGATTTTACACGTGCCACGTCCGACAACCGCAGTAGCATCAATGCTCGGCGTGTCGGTTGAACGGTTGGAGGAGACGGTAGCGCGTGCACGCCCAATCTTGCGTGCATTCCGCGAGCGACGACCCCGCCCATTTCGTGATGAAAAGATTATTACCGCATGGAATGCGCTGGCAATCCGGGCGCTGGCAGTCGCGAGTGCGCGTGTCCCGGAATATCTGGGGTTTGCCCAACAGTGCGCCGATTTTCTGCTAACGAATCTGCGGCGTGCTGATGGTCGATTACTCCGAAGCTGGAAGGATGGGCGGCCGGGGCCAGCAGCGTTTCTCGAAGATTATGCGCTGCTTTGCGATGCGTTGATCGAGCTGCATGCGGCCAGTGGTGAAACTCGGTATCTGGCAATCGCCATCGAACTGGCCGATGCTCTACTCGATCTCTTTTGGGATGATCAGGCTGGAATGTTCTTCGACACCGGTTGCGATCAACCAGCATTGGTAACTCGTCCACGTGATCTGAGCGACAACGCAACACCCTCGGGTTCATCGGCAGCGGCCTACGCATTGTTGCGGCTCTACGCAATAACCGGACGTGAGCTGTATGCAACCCGCGCTCGGCAAGTACTTGAACAGGCGACGCCTATGTTGAAGCGCTTTCCGCTCGGGTTCGGTCGGATGTTATGTGCAGCCGATATTGCGATTGGCCCAACTCGTGAACTGGCAATTATTGGCCCGTCTGATCATCCGGCAACACAGGCCTTGGTTGCGGTGGCCCGTGCGGCATACCGGCCTCGTCTGGTCATTGTACGAGCAATGCCCAATGACCCGGTTGCATTGCTCAGCCCACTGCTCAGCGGACGCACGATGATCGACGATCGGCCCACCGCCTATCTCTGTGAGCAGTTTGCCTGTCAGTTACCGGTGACAACCCCTGAAGCACTCCAGGCGCAATTGGGTTGAGCAGCGGTATTGGGAAGACGACGCGCAGGGGGTTGAGAACCTGCCCCTAACGTAGTGAAGGAAGGTGTCACAGCCCAGAACTAGAAATTTGTTATGATTATCCAAGCGTCAACAACGATGACAGCTCTTCTGATAGTTAAGGAACCATCGCGGCATGCACATTCTTCACGTCGTTCAACTCTACTGGCCAGCACCGAGCGGAGCAGCGCGTTATTTTCAAGAGATCGGAGCGCGGCTGGTAGCTGAAGGTCATCGGGTTACTGTACTGACGACCGATGCCTTCGATCTTGAACATCTCTGGATGGCCGGAAAACGGCGGATTAGTGAGCCAACCGGTGAGCACGATGGAGTGATGATCCGACGGCTGACAATCCGGCGTTTACCTGCACCGGCCATGCTCTACCCGGTCATTCGGCGGCTGATGGTTGAGTTGGGGCGTGTCGGGCGGCCTGCAATCCCCTTCCTCCGCCGATTGGCAACCTTGACGCCGCAACTACCCGATCTTGCGACAGTCCTAACCGATCCGGCACTCGCCAACGTAGACATCGTTCATACCACCAACATTACGCTCGATTTTGCGCTGATCCCGGTCGCACGCTGGGCTGCCGAGCGTGGAATCACTCACATTTGTACACCCTTCGTACATCTGGGTGAACCGGGTAGTGAGCAGGTGGTGCGGTATTATGCTATGCCGCACCAGATCGAACTCCTCCGGCAGACAACCTGGGTGGCGACGATGACCGATATTGAACGGGCATACCTTATACGGCGTGGGATACCGGCCAGCCAGATTGTCACCGTTGGCGCGGGGGTCAATCCGACTGAAGTGACCGGTGGCGATGGAAGACGTTTTCGCACTACCTATCGAATCCATGGCCCGATGGTGTTAAGCCTTGGAGTAGCCGCCTTTGACAAAGGTACTGTTCATACCCTGGCTGCTATGCGGCGCCTGTGGGCACAGGGAAGCGACGCGATTTGGGTACAATGTGGGCCAGCTTTTGGCGGTTTCGCCGATACAGTAGCAGCATTGCAACCAGAGGAACAGGATCGAGTACGAATTCTCGGCTACGTTGATGATGCGACCCGACGTGATGCACTGGCGGCGGCCGATCTTTACGTGCAACCGTCACGCACCGATAGTTTTGGAATAACGTATCTTGAAGCGTGGTGTAACGGGATACCGGTCATTGGTGCTCGAGCAGGCGGTGTACCGGCTGTTGTGCGCCACGGTGTCGATGGCTTACTCGTGCCATTCGGCAATGTTACGGCTATTGCCGGCGCGATTGACCGCCTGCTTCGTGATCGGGTGCTGGCGCAAGCGTTGGGCGCAGCCGGACGGGCGCGAGTCTGGCGGGAATTGACCTGGGATGCAGTCTACGAGCGCATTCGCCCGCTGTACACCAATCACGATCATCGCCCACCAGCGTTGCGCGTAACCTCCATCAAGATACGGTCGTAGCGTTGACCATTGAAATGCACTGCACCGTGTAAACGCCCAACCTCACGAAATCCGGCAGCCAGGTACGTACGACGCGCCCGTTCATTAAAACTGTACACCCAGAGACTGATATTGTAGAGGTTGAGATACCGAAAGCCGTACTCGATCAACAACTGCACTGCTTCACGGCCGTAGCCCCTCCCCCACACGGTTTTATCACCGATAGCAATACCCAGCTCAGCGGTGCTGTGTAAAAGATTGATGTTGTGCAGGCTGCACGTACCGATCAAACGTTCAGAGTCCCGCAACACGATGGCAAATGTACGTTCGTGTTCAACGGCATTGGCCCTTGCTGCGATCCACTGCTGTTCTTGCTCAAGGGTAAAGCTACGCCCCTGCTGACCGAGCAGCGCAGTCAATTCCAGATCGGCAAACCACTGTGCTAACAATGCTGCATCTTCAGCAAAGATATGGCTCAGAAAGACCTTTTCTCCGGCCAGCACAACCGGACGGGGATGCAGGAAATTATTCATTAGTAGCTCCTTAGCGGTAAAGGCAATCCTATCGCCTTCACGCATCTTCATCACTGTTCATCAAGCGGGCGTAGCTCTCGTAGCGAGCTGGCGTGATTTCGCCACGCTCAACTGCGGCACGTACCGCGCAACGAGGCTCATGGAGATGCGTACAACCGACAAAGTAGCAATCACCGAGAAATGGACGAAACTCGCGAAAACACCAGGCAAGGTCGCTGGCCGGTAGATTCCAAAGCCCAATCTCGCGAATTCCCGGCGTGTCGGCGACATAGCCACCACCAGGTAGATTCAGCGGAATCAACTCAGCGACCGTCGTCGTGTGGCGGCCTTTAGACAGACGTTCACTAACTTCACCGGTACGCAGATTCAGACCGGGTTGGATCGCATTCAGCAGGCTACTCTTACCTACCCCCGACTTGCCGGTTACAACACTGATCTGGCCGGCCAGGCGGCTCCGCAGTTCATCAATGCCTTCACCGGTGATAATACTGGTATAGACAATAGGATAGCCAATATGTGCGTATGGGGCAAACATTGCTTCAGCCGTGCTGCGTTCGACCAAATCAATCTTGGTTGCGACAATCACAACCGGCAACCCACTATGCTCGCAAATAACCAGATAACGGTCGAGCATGCGGGGTGTGAAATCAGGTTGGGCACAAGCGAAGACTAGGAGCACCTGATCAACATTGGCAACAATCACATCCTCCTTATACGCACCACGTGACCCGGCAGCACGTCGTGCCAAGCGACTCCGTCGTGGCAGCACCGCTTCGATAGCACCCTGCCCATTTCCTACCGGTTGAACCTCAACCTGATCACCAATGACAACCAGATCGGTTGCCTGACGCTCTTTCTTAAGGCGGCCACGTAAACGACATTCCAGGATGCCTTGTTCTGTCTGCACCCAGAAGAAACCACTCTGCGCTCGTAAGACCGACCCAACCAGGCGGGTTGCGCCAGTTGTTGGAGTTGTCTCAAATGCGGTAGTGGGTATAGTTTTACGACTCATCGATCTTCAGCTCCGGCCAATAAACATCCAACGCACCAAAAGCTATGCGTATGATACGGTCGACAAACGGTAACCATCTCAAACCTTCTGGCGTTGCCGCAGTGATCGTAGGTTGTATTCGATATTTCCGCTCAGGTTTCGGCGGATGATACGATAATGAGCCATCTCGCTCAAGGATAATCATGACGATTCCCTCCACGTCGGCTGGTAACTGATGTTCTGCGGCATACCCGACAGCATCGTAAACGGACATATCAGCAATCCTTACTATTGCTGTGCCGAACCACCATCGCGACGTGGAGGGAATGAAAAAGGCTGTGGCAGCCGTAGCACCTCAGCCCGAATAAAGAGCGGGCTGCGGGTGCTTACTGGCTTCCCACAGCCCGCCGGTATCACAGGTTGCGCCTGTTTAGCCTGCGCTGTGTGAAGCCTCTCTCACGTCAGCGGAGTCGTTCGACACCATCAAAACAGTGCCTGTCATTACGTTCTGATGAATTACGAGTGTCATGAACGACCTCCTCTACGTGATTACATACTTCTTGCCCGTGCAGCATAGCATAGCAGTGATGAACTGTCAATGGAATTTCGCTCAGTCTTTTGACGGAATAGCGAAGATTTGTTGCAATGTCGCCGCAGTAACATTACGCCCACAGAGCAGCACAACAACGCGCTGTCCGGCCAGATCGCTGATCTGTTGTTCGAGCAGCGCAGCGAGTGGCACCGCAGCACTACCCTCTGCGATGAGATGATGTTCTTCGATAAGCCAGCGCATTGCACGAGCGATAGCCGGTTCATCGACCAGCAGCATCTCATCGAGCACCTGCTGCAAGATCGGCAGCGTTATGGTATCGGTAGCAATGTTACCGGCCAGGCCATCGGCCAGCGTTGGTTCATCGGCAACCGGTGCCACCCGCCCGGTGCGCAACGCAGCAGTCATGGCTGCGGAAGCGGCAGCCTGCACCCCAATCACCCGCACTCGTGGGTTCATTGCTTTAGCCCAGAGACCAACACCACTCGCCAGACCACCACCCCCAACCGCAACCACAATGACATCAATATCGGCCAATGTCTGCCAGATTTCAACTGCCAGCGTACCCTGACCAGCAATCACCAGCGGGTCATTGTAAGGTGAAATAAAATGCCAGCCGTACTCGGCGGCCATACGCAACGCTTCAGCCTCGGCTGCATCATAGCCCGTGCCATGCAAAACGACCTCAACCGGATAACGGCGCAAGGCCGCGATTTTGGCCGGAGAAGCTGTAGCCGGTACAACTAGCGTGGCCGTCGTACCTATCATGGCTGCGGTATGAGCAATACCCAGAGCATGATTACCGGCTGAGCAGGCTACCACGTGGGTCGTAGCCGGTAACTGACGCAGAGCATTCGCTGCACCACGAATCTTAAAACTACCGGTCACCTGGGCCAGCTCCAGCTTGAGCCAGACTTCGGCGCCGGTCAATGCACATAACGGCCGGCTTATCTCAAGCGGCGTGGGCTGAACGATCCCGGCGATACGTCGATGTGCAGCCAGTATATCGGCGGGTGTAGGGAACAACGGTTGTTTCATGAGCCTATTCCTGTTGCCTGAGCGGAGAAGAACACCGGAGCACTACCTACGAATGACCGCGAATCGGCTTTGGCCGATATGGCTCTTCTAAACGCTGAATCTCTTCAGGTGACAATTTCACATCGAGCGCAGCAACTGCCTCTTCGAGCTGGTACATTTTCGTGGCGCCGATGATAGGTGCAGTCACCTCCGGCTTATGAAGCAGCCAGGCCAGCGCAATCTGGGCATTACTGACCCCACGGGCACGAGCGATTTCACTTACCGTTCTATCATACCTACTCAAACCTACCTAAGCAGGTTCAAAGCTGACTTCCTGCTTCATCGAGGCCGGTTTCACGGCCATCTTGCGATGGCCGCCAGAGCCTTCCTCTCCACAGGCGTCACTTCCGGCGGAACTCGCCGTAGGGCCACGTTGGGCGGCAAGATTCTTCAAGTTGATCGCGGCATTGATGTCGCGATCGTGGATCGTGCCGCATTTCGGGCACGTCCACTGGCGCACCGACAGCGGCAAATCCTCGAGCTTGTGCCCACACGCCGAGCAAGTCTTGCTGCTGGCGAAGAAGCGATCTGCCACGACCACTTGCCCACCACGCATCGCTGCCTTGTAGTCCAACTGCCGTCGGAACTCGAAGAAACTCATGTCGGCAATAGCGCGTGCCAGATGCCGGTTTTTCAGCATCCCACGCACGTTCAGGTTTTCGATAACGATGGTGTGAAACCGCCGCGTAAGGTCGGACGTGAGCTTGTGCAAGGCATCTTGCCGGATATTGGCAATGCGGGCATGAAGCCTGGCGAGCTTCGCCTTGGCCTTACGCCAATTGGCTGAGCCTTTCTGCTTGCGACTTAGACTGCGCGAGAGCCTGCGCAAGCGCTTCAGAAGCGCTGTGTGCGGCTTGGGGCCAGCGATTTTCTCTCCCGTCGAGAGTGTTGCCATCGCCGAGACGCCCAAATCCACACCCACCACGCCTTGGTTCTCGGCGGGGCGCTTAGGTGGATTGTCGGTATCGACGGTGATGCTGACAAACCAGCGGTTGGCCACACGGGAGATCGTGGCCGACATGATCTTGCCAGCAAAGCGCAACGACTCACGCATGCGCACCCAACCAAGATTGGGGATGCGAATGCGGCAGCCGTCGATGCGGACCTGGTCGTTGGTGAGCGTGAAGCGGTCATCCTTTCCTTTTTTGCGGAATTGCGGGTATCTGGCGCGACCGGCAAAGAAGTTCTTGAACGCCTCGCCCAACTGGATGATCGCCATCTGTGGGGCGTTCTTCGTGACTGCCAGCATCCAGGGAAACTGCTCACGCTTGATGGCGTTGAGCTGGCGGCGCAAGGCGGCCTCAGAGGGTTTGGGCAAAGACGGGTCGGCTTTGTGGGCCTCATATTGCCTCTTCCACTCGGCCAGCGCCCAGTTGTAGGCAAAACGCGCCACACCGCAAGCCTTCTTGAAAGAGGTGGCCTGCTTGTTGTTGGGATCAAGTGCGATTTTATGCGCGATCAGCACGTCTGCGCCTCCTCGACAGCCTTCTTCACACCATCAATGAGCTTCTGGTTCTTGCGGCTGCGCGAACCGTACAAACGGGCCGAGCACACCGTAATGATCGCCAACACATCCCCGGCCAAATCTTCCTCAACCGTCGTGTCCTCGCCTTGATTGAGGATGACCACCTCGACGTTCTTTGCTTCACAGATGGCAAAGACCGGTTCCGCGCCAAAGCGCAACAGACGACCCGTGTGCGTGATGAGCAAGCGCCCAACATCGCCTGCAATGATGGCATTGAGCAAACGCTGCACGCCTTTCTTGTGGTAGTGCATGCCCGAACCCAGATCGGCGATGACCTCGCATGCCCAACCCTGGCGGGCACAGTACAACTCCAGCACCTGCTTCTGTCGCTCCAGGTCGTCTTTTTGGTCGTGGCGAGATACGCGGGCGTAGGCGATGGTTGTACGGTCTTGGGGCGCGGCGCGAAACAACTCAGGCTTGAGCTTGGCAAGATCATACCGGCGCTGCCCTCCAGCTGTGCGCTCAGGTAGCAACTTGCCTTCGCGTTCCCATCGCCGCAGCGTCGTAATCGACACACCCAACGCCGCAGATGCCTCGCCTATCGCTCCATATCTCTCCATAATAGATAGTATTAGTCAGTTATGGATAGTTTTCAAGCGAACTGTTCAAACCCCAGAGTCACGAATGGCGCGACCTAAAATCTCTTCGCTCAACCCCAACGAATACATATCGGCCGTATCGAAGAAATTGATCCCCAATTCTAGCGCCCGAAAGATAAAGGGCCGACTGGCAGCTTCGTCGAGCACCCATTCCCGCCAGCTTGGCGAACCATAGCTCATACAACCCAAACAGATACGCGAAACCTGCATCCCGGTTGAGCCGAAACGTGTGTACTGCATACGATGACACCTCTTATCAAGAAGCGGGTAACAGTCGTATTATAACGAAGCTGGGCAGGTTGCAGAACCATACAGGTGAGCAAGGAAGGGTTTTCAACGTTGCCGGTTTTCGATCGTGTTCGATGCGCTGATGCCTGTCTTGCACCCGCTCCTACATCGTGCGAGGAGGGGAGACAGGTTGGAAACTCACCTGCCCTCCCACCCCTATGTTCTCTCTCCTACTTCTATGTTTCGCTTGACCACTCTGCCAGCACATGTTAGAGTCAGTCTACTATGGCAACTGTTATTCTGCTTCCCGGTCGCGAACGACCGGTTATTCAACGACATCCATGGATCTTCTCTGGAGCTATCGCCGAGGTACGCGGAAATCCGGCGCCTGGTGCGGTCGTCGATGTGTACGCTCATGACGGAAGCTGGCTGGCCCGTGGCTTTTGGAGCAGCACCTCACAACTGCGTGTGCGACTGGCTACCTGGGAACGAACCCAACTGCTCGATGAAACGTGGCTCCACGAAGCGATTGCACGGGCAATTACCGGACGCGAAAAATGGCTCCACAACCCGGCCATTGCCTGCCGGCTGGTGTTTAGCGAGTCGGATGGTATCCCTGGCCTGATCGTGGATCGGTACGGCTGCTATCTGGTTATCCAATTGCTCACGCAGGCAATGGCAACCCGAGCCGATCAGGTGATAAAAGTATTAGTGGATTTACTCGCCCCACGCGGTATCTACGAACGGAGCGATGCCGAGGTACGAGAGAAAGAATCGCTCCCACCGGCTGTGGGATTGCGCTGGGGGGAAGCGCCACCTCGCTTACCGGTAACGTTGATAACCGGTCTCGATCAACTCGCCAGCGAACGACGTATGTTCGCCGATCTGCAAACCGGTCAGAAGACCGGTATCTACCTTGATCAGGCGATTAACCATCTGCGAGTAGGAGCTTACTGTAGCGACGCCGATACACTCGACTGTTTTTCTTACGCCGGTGGATTTGCGCTGGCGGCTGCCCGTGCTGGTGCCCGTCAGCTTACGCTGATCGATGCCAGTGCTGAAGCCCTCGCCTTGGCTGCCGATAACCTCCGCCTAAACGATCTGTCGATACCAACTGAATTGGTTGAGGGTGATGCGTTTCAGATTCTGCGTCAATACCGCAACGAGCATCGTCAATTTGATGTGGTCATCCTCGATCCACCGAAATTTGTCCACCAGCAATCTCACCTGCAACGCGCCACCCGTGGCTACAAAGATATTAATTTGCAGGCACTGCACCTGATCCGGAGTGGGGGGATATTAGCAACATTCAGTTGTTCGGGTCTGGTTTCAGCCGATCTCTTTCAGAAAATTATCTTTGGCGCTGCAATTGATGCCGGACGCGATGTACAAATCCTCGAACGGCTGACTCAGGCGCCTGATCATCCAGTGCTCCTGACGTTTCCAGAAAGTGAATATCTCAAAGGATTGATCTGTCGGGTGTGGTAAACTATTTGCATCCTTGTTTATTGTCGATCGGCTATGAACTTCACAATCTTTGAAGATGGTCATATCGCCAGCCCAACCGGGTTCCGCGCCACCGGCATTTCTGCCGGCCTGAAAGAGGGGAGCAAGGCACGTGATCTGGCCCTCGTCTACTCTCAATATCCATGCCGTGCAGCAGCCTTGTTCACAACCAGCGTCTTCAAAGCGGCGCCGGTGTTTCTGAGTCAGGCCATTTTGCTGCGTAACCACGATGCGATCCGGGCCGTGTTGATTAACGCCGGTCAAGCAAACGCTGGCACCGGCCAGAACGGACTGAATGATGCGATTGAGTGCGCCAAGATAACAGCCGATGAGCTAGAAGTGCCACGCGATTCAGTGCTGTTGATGTCAACCGGTCTGATTGGGGTACCACTGCCGATGCAACGAATGCGCAACGGTATTCGACGGGCAGTAAGTGAACTCGATAGTAATGGGGGACGGCGAGCTGCGCTGGCGATACTTACCACCGACACACGTCCCAAGGAACGAGTCCTGCGCGTTTCGTTGCGGAACGGCCCACGTTACACGCTGGCCGGAATGGCGAAGGGAACCCGCATGATCCACCCCCGGCTGGCGACGCTGTTGGCTCTCATCACTACTGACCTGGCGATCAGCCAACCACTGCTGCAACGAGCACTACGACAGAGTGTCGATCGTTCGTTCAATCGGTTGAACATTGACGGTGACTGTAGCCCAAATGATAGTGTGATTATGCTGGCGAATGGTGCTATCGACCATCCACCAATCACTGACTCAAGTACCTGGGAGTTTGGTGTCTTTCAGGAAGCCCTCGACTTCTTGTGCGCCGATCTGGCAAACCAAATTGTGCGCGATGCAGCCGGTTCTGGTAAAGTGATTAAGGTGGTGGTGCAGGGGGCCGCCGATGAAGCGACAGCTCAGGCTATTGCCCATGCCGTGGCCCGCTCCGGCTCGGTGCGAGCAGCCTGTCGGCGCAACTCATCCGATTGGGGTGCACTCCTGGCTGCTATTGGCGCTAGCGCTGTTGAGTTGCGTCCTGATCTCCTTGATCTTCGGATCGGGACGGTGCCGGTTATGCTTCGCGGTACGCCCGTTCCGTTTGACCCGACGAACCTGGTGCAGACGATGTCGGGCCCTGAAGTCGAATTGATGATCGACCTCAATCTTGGCCTGGCCGAAACAACCGTCTGGACCTGCACGTGGACAGATGGGTGAATCTTTATGGAACAAACTTTGCCATTATTTCCGCTCGGCTCGCTGCTCTTTCCCGGTAGCATCATGAGTTTGCACATCTTCGAACAACGTTATCGCCTGATGATCGGTCGTTGTCTGGCCGAACAAC comes from Chloroflexus sp. Y-396-1 and encodes:
- the rsgA gene encoding ribosome small subunit-dependent GTPase A, whose amino-acid sequence is MSRKTIPTTAFETTPTTGATRLVGSVLRAQSGFFWVQTEQGILECRLRGRLKKERQATDLVVIGDQVEVQPVGNGQGAIEAVLPRRSRLARRAAGSRGAYKEDVIVANVDQVLLVFACAQPDFTPRMLDRYLVICEHSGLPVVIVATKIDLVERSTAEAMFAPYAHIGYPIVYTSIITGEGIDELRSRLAGQISVVTGKSGVGKSSLLNAIQPGLNLRTGEVSERLSKGRHTTTVAELIPLNLPGGGYVADTPGIREIGLWNLPASDLAWCFREFRPFLGDCYFVGCTHLHEPRCAVRAAVERGEITPARYESYARLMNSDEDA
- a CDS encoding threonine/serine dehydratase, translated to MKQPLFPTPADILAAHRRIAGIVQPTPLEISRPLCALTGAEVWLKLELAQVTGSFKIRGAANALRQLPATTHVVACSAGNHALGIAHTAAMIGTTATLVVPATASPAKIAALRRYPVEVVLHGTGYDAAEAEALRMAAEYGWHFISPYNDPLVIAGQGTLAVEIWQTLADIDVIVVAVGGGGLASGVGLWAKAMNPRVRVIGVQAAASAAMTAALRTGRVAPVADEPTLADGLAGNIATDTITLPILQQVLDEMLLVDEPAIARAMRWLIEEHHLIAEGSAAVPLAALLEQQISDLAGQRVVVLLCGRNVTAATLQQIFAIPSKD
- a CDS encoding RNA-guided endonuclease TnpB family protein; the encoded protein is MLIAHKIALDPNNKQATSFKKACGVARFAYNWALAEWKRQYEAHKADPSLPKPSEAALRRQLNAIKREQFPWMLAVTKNAPQMAIIQLGEAFKNFFAGRARYPQFRKKGKDDRFTLTNDQVRIDGCRIRIPNLGWVRMRESLRFAGKIMSATISRVANRWFVSITVDTDNPPKRPAENQGVVGVDLGVSAMATLSTGEKIAGPKPHTALLKRLRRLSRSLSRKQKGSANWRKAKAKLARLHARIANIRQDALHKLTSDLTRRFHTIVIENLNVRGMLKNRHLARAIADMSFFEFRRQLDYKAAMRGGQVVVADRFFASSKTCSACGHKLEDLPLSVRQWTCPKCGTIHDRDINAAINLKNLAAQRGPTASSAGSDACGEEGSGGHRKMAVKPASMKQEVSFEPA
- a CDS encoding IS607 family transposase, whose amino-acid sequence is MERYGAIGEASAALGVSITTLRRWEREGKLLPERTAGGQRRYDLAKLKPELFRAAPQDRTTIAYARVSRHDQKDDLERQKQVLELYCARQGWACEVIADLGSGMHYHKKGVQRLLNAIIAGDVGRLLITHTGRLLRFGAEPVFAICEAKNVEVVILNQGEDTTVEEDLAGDVLAIITVCSARLYGSRSRKNQKLIDGVKKAVEEAQTC
- a CDS encoding class I SAM-dependent rRNA methyltransferase yields the protein MATVILLPGRERPVIQRHPWIFSGAIAEVRGNPAPGAVVDVYAHDGSWLARGFWSSTSQLRVRLATWERTQLLDETWLHEAIARAITGREKWLHNPAIACRLVFSESDGIPGLIVDRYGCYLVIQLLTQAMATRADQVIKVLVDLLAPRGIYERSDAEVREKESLPPAVGLRWGEAPPRLPVTLITGLDQLASERRMFADLQTGQKTGIYLDQAINHLRVGAYCSDADTLDCFSYAGGFALAAARAGARQLTLIDASAEALALAADNLRLNDLSIPTELVEGDAFQILRQYRNEHRQFDVVILDPPKFVHQQSHLQRATRGYKDINLQALHLIRSGGILATFSCSGLVSADLFQKIIFGAAIDAGRDVQILERLTQAPDHPVLLTFPESEYLKGLICRVW